The DNA segment aaataaaaaagataattcttatatattgtgtggtTATCcgaactaataaataaaaattaatattagtcgCTTCAATCAATTATGCCGCCCTTTATTAGGCGTGTGAAAATAAGTCAAGGTTCAAACAAATATCGAGACCTTTATACTATCAAGACAATAAAATTTTCGTTAATGGAGTTTCTTGTTAGGTTGGTTTAATTCAGTCCTATGTATACGATAACCTGACCGAAACCGTAAATCAGTCTTTTGATAAGTcagtatgttttaataaaatcatttaataaccggaaaattaaattaattcagccgtgaaaacaaataattcaGTCTTCAAATAGCATTTACCTAGCCTAAAAACAATTAACCCAGCCttggaaacaattaactcagcctttaaatagcatttaatcaaatatcagaaaataacattattatGTGTGTGAGAATTTTTGGCTGCCATGAtaatatcgagactcattattagTATTTCTTTACATATAGGAATACAGCAAGCATTCATGTATTATAACTAacaataataagaattatctaaaatctaaaaaatattttaaaataaaaaagataattcttatatattgtgtggtTATCcgaactaataaataaaaattaatattagtcgCTTCAATCAATTATGCCGCCCTTTATTAGGCGTGTGAAAATAAGTCAAGGTTCAAACAAATATCGAGACCTTTATACTATCGAGACAATAAAATTTTCGTTAATGGAGTTTCTTGTTAGGTTTGTTTAATTAAGTCCTATGTAAACAATAACCTGACCGAAACCGTAAATCAGTCTTTTGATAAGTcagtatgttttaataaaatcatttaataaccggaaaattaaattaactcagccgtgaaaacaaataattcaGTCTTCAAATAGCATTTACCTAGCCTCATAACATGGATAAAATGCACGCTTGGCATTTAAAAAATGCCAGTAAAAAATGCCAGTAataaacaattaactcagccctTAAATAGATTTTACTTAGCCTTAAGAACCATTAACTCAGCCTTCAAATAGCATTTACCTAGCctaagaaacaattaactcagcctttgaaacaattaactcaACCCTTGGAAACAATTAACTCGTAGTCGAAGAGATGCTTTCCAAAGGACATGAATTATCTCGTAGTCGAAGAGATGCTTTCCAAACGACTCCAATAGATcattttttatctataaatacaAAGCGCACAATGCCACAAATCCAAACCCTCATTAAGTGATCAAGTGGCAATGGAAGGATCGAAAAGATCGATAAAACGTCCTATGGAGGATGTCTATGGCGCGGATGCTGTTGAAGGTTATAACAAAGGGAAAATGGAAACGACGGAGCATTACAGGGCGCTTCTCCGCTTGGCCAAGGAACAAAGGCAATCTGAATCTGAATGGAACGACGCCTCCAGCAAAGTAAATTCTATTGCTGCGCGCATGGAATTGCTTGATGCCATTATCAAGGCCGAAGGCAAATTTGACCTCGTGGCTGAGTTGGAGACACTTACCGCTCATCATTGTGAAGCCGAAGCAGAGTTGGGAGCTGTGAAGGTCATCGACCCTGACTGGTGTAAGCTTCATGAAAAATGGATGCTGGATGATTAATCTCTTGTCATCaacttctcttttatttttatgttttttaagacCGGATTTTATTTACTATGTAACACACATCATGTTTTATTTTCGACCTAATCATATAACTCAGTCGTGACATAAATTAACACAAATCAGTTTTTATGCATCACTAACTCATCAAGACGGTTCATTTATCCAGACCAGTGTAAATCGAGACCACTATTATGCGCGTGATCAAATTCAGTTGCCATGAGTTTTTCGATGTTTTCCTCGACTCTAATTGGCCAGTAAGATATAATTCAGCCAACTCAGTCGAAACATGATTCGCGACGGTTGTGATTTCAcgtaaattttaataaatcaaatttaatattaggcatgaaataaaattaactcagctgtaaaaagaattaattcagccttcaaatagcatttacctagcctaagaaacaattaactcagccttggaaacaattaactcagcctttaaatagcatttaatcaaatatcagaaaataatattattatgcGTGTGAGAATTTTTGGCTGCCATGAtaatatcgagactcattattagTATGTCTTTACATATAGGGATACAACAAGCACTCATGTATTATAACTAACAATAACTCAGCAAGACGGTTCATTTATCCAGACCAGTGTAAATCGAGACCATTATTATGCGCGTGATCAAATTCAGTTGCCATGAGTTTTTCGATGTTTTCCTCGACTCTAATTGGCCAGTAAGATATAATTCAGCCAACTCAGTCGAAACATGATTCGCGACGGTTGGGATTTCACGTgaatttttataaatcaaaatttattttaggcGTGTGAAAATAAGTCAAGGTTCTAACAAATATCGAGACTTTTATACTATCGAGACAATAAATTTTCTTTAATGGAGTTTCTTGTTAGGTTGGTTTAATTCAGTCCTATGTTTTAATCAAATCATTTAATAACCGtgaaattaaattaactaagctgtaaaaataaataattcagccttcaaatagcatttacctagcctaagaaacaattaactcagccttggaaacaattaactcagccctTAAATAGATTTTACTTAGCCTTACAAAAATTAACTCAGCCtcgaaatatattttatgttgcCTTATGAACCATTAACTCAGTcttcaaatatatttaacttagccaacgaaacaattaactcagcctataaatagcatttaatcaaatattagAAAACAACAACTTACCCATAGAATATTAGTCTCGACATACAACATACTGGAATAGCAAATAACTTAAAAAGATAAGTTTTGATACATTACATCTTCACCACTTCCTTGTGTCCCTTAACAGGCTTATCGGTTCAAAATCACGTAAGAACAAGCCGAgctctttgatccagaaacgGCGGTTACACATGTTATCATCCTTAGTGACATCAATGTGCCACAAGCAGTGACATTGTCGCTGCACAAGATTTGCACATTGGCATCTGTAGAACGATGACATAAAAAGGCAAATGAACAGGACCTTATGGTCGCGAAAATAGTCACCATGCCACAAACCCCAACCCCATTTCACAGAGCGCACTAGTTTACCGATCCTGTCAACAGATTCAAATGGAATACCATCAAAATACTTCCCTTCACCCTCAAAGATTGCTCGAGTCATTGCGTGTGTATACACAGCACGCTCAGATCCAGCATCTGCTGCACGCTTCATGAGAGAAAGCTCTTCTTCGTGAAGGTCCAAGGAGTAGAAAAACTGTACACCCTTTATATAAAGCGTGCTTGGATTTTCCTCATCGTAGCAAGCTTTCAACAACTCTGAAGGCATATTGAGTCCCCAGGGAACGGATAAAACATCGAGGAAATGGTAAACCGCACGCCGCTCTGCTAACGCCTTCATCGACCTCGAGGATGCTTTGAGGCCATAGAGATTTTGGATGGAGTTACGGGCCGCACGTTCAACCACTACCGCCCGCACGTTCAACCACTACCGCCCGAATTTCTTCAGGCAATTCAAGAAGAGGGAAAAATTCCATTTACTCTCTCAGGGGTGAAATTGATTTAGATAGACAgagaaaatgtataaaaatataaaatatagagttGAAAGTCTTATTTATTGGCAGTGTGAAACTCAGTCGTCTGAcgacctttcttttttttggcgggaatttttaaagaataaacatgaaaatcaacaaatcaGCAGTGCAAattacaaaaacattaaaaccataaactaagccgtaatacaaaaacataaaaatcccTACAACACTTGCTTACATCGGACAAGTTTTCGCATTATGATATAAGAAAAATAGGATGAAATCTGCTTTAGAAGTTGCAGTATCAACTTCTAAAGCAGATTTCATCCTATTTCATACTACTAATTCAAAATAACTCAGCCGTTTAAAAGGTAACTCAACCTTAGTAAGCAATAACTCAGCCCATGTTAACACTAACCCAGCCGTTACTTATATCAGAGTCGTTGAGATGCTTTCCAAAGGACATGAAAAATAACAGCCCGGCCATAAGtattaactattaaaattaaCAACCCAGACGtaagaaaaacatgaaaatcaacaaatcagccgtaatacaaaaacattaaaaccataaactaagccgtaatacaaaaacatgaaaatccctACAACAATCCAGAcgtaataaaaacatgaaaatcaacaaatcagccgtaatacaaaaacattaaaaccataaactaagccgtaatacaaaaacatgaaaatccctACAACACTTGCTTACATCGGACAAGTTTTCGCATTATGACCACTCTGTCTACATCGAGAACATGTGTGCTCTTTCCTAGGACGTTTGTTTGATAATGCAACTTCTAAAGCAGATTTCATCCTATTTTTCTTCGGTCTGCCTGGTGGTTGACGTACAGTCGGGGGCAAGCAGCGTTGGTTAGCCACGAGTTCTGGAACAGGTTGCGCTGAATCAACCGGCATGACCGATTCAGAGTATGCGCTAACCAAATAATTGCTGGTATAGTAAAGACTGCACAGGGATATACGAGAAACATTCATGTACTCCGCCGCTGCGATTGCGTGTACACATGGTAATTTCTCGAGTTCGAAACGGCGACATGTGCACTTTCGCTCTACCAAATTAACAACATGCAAAGACTCGCCGGAAAATCCATATTTAACTTCAGTGTGATGATCATCAATCCTCTGTACCGCCAAATCTCTGGCGGCAGTTACACGAccctattaaaaaatatataattaatgtgaAACGACTGACTTAGTACATCTTAAGGACTGACTTAAGAGCTGTAAAGACTGACTTATGAATTTAAAGGCTGACTAATTTTTTAAAGGCTTACTTACATGTAGTAGTTTCTCCACACCACGAGTAAGCGTGGTTCGCTGCGATCTGGCATCCTCTCTTCGTTCAGCAAACCGTCTGGTCATCATAACCCGTATCGATTCTAATATCCGAACAATGTTAAGACCTCTAGCATTCGACAATGCTCTGTTCATTGATTCAGCTATGTTCgtagtcatcaaattgtaccTCTCGCCCGGAAAATGAACACGCGTCCACAGTCGGACATCAGCCCTTTGGAGGTAGCCGTGGAGTGCTGGATTAATCGCTTCAATCTCCTCGAAAATCTGAGTAAAGTCAGACATCCTAA comes from the Brassica rapa cultivar Chiifu-401-42 chromosome A01, CAAS_Brap_v3.01, whole genome shotgun sequence genome and includes:
- the LOC117126728 gene encoding uncharacterized protein LOC117126728, which encodes MEYWKSYRTLKFAREIVQGTPESGFERLHSYLYMIIRENPSTVARLQIDENGKFMYVFLAFGASVNGFPFMRKVVVVDAFVVVDTENDDSWHWFFTQLKLLIPDDEGLAIISDRHNSIGKAITNVYPLASRGICTYHLYKNILGHYKGKDAFRLVKKAARCFRMSDFTQIFEEIEAINPALHGYLQRADVRLWTRVHFPGERYNLMTTNIAESMNRALSNARGLNIVRILESIRVMMTRRFAERREDARSQRTTLTRGVEKLLHGRVTAARDLAVQRIDDHHTEVKYGFSGESLHVVNLVERKCTCRRFELEKLPCVHAIAAAEYMNVSRISLCSLYYTSNYLVSAYSESVMPVDSAQPVPELVANQRCLPPTVRQPPGRPKKNRMKSALEVALSNKRPRKEHTCSRCRQSGHNAKTCPM